The Megalops cyprinoides isolate fMegCyp1 chromosome 22, fMegCyp1.pri, whole genome shotgun sequence genome contains a region encoding:
- the dapp1 gene encoding dual adapter for phosphotyrosine and 3-phosphotyrosine and 3-phosphoinositide, which yields MSDRSSLCSDYSSRELADELESLGWYHYELSRHAAEALLLSNGRDGSYLLRNSHEGPNFLALSVRAKDSVKHFHVIRKGNGYAFGFNQFPSLRDFIKHFANQPLLGSETGTLIMLKYPYPCKVEEPSIYESVRVHTAMQTGRTEDDLVPNAPSLGTKEGYLVKQGAIIKSWKTRWFTLNRNELKYFKDKMFDEPIRTLDLTACSAVQFDYSQERVNCFCLVFPERTFYLCAKTGVEADEWIKILRWKLSQIRKGR from the exons GTGGTACCATTATGAACTGTCACGACACGCTGCAGAGGCCCTACTTCTGTCCAATGGGAGGGACGGGAGCTACCTTCTCAGAAACAGCCACGAGGGGCCCAACTTCCTGGCCCTCTCCGTCCG CGCGAAGGATTCAGTCAAACACTTCCACGTGATTCGGAAGGGCAATGGTTATGCCTTTGGCTTCAACCAGTTTCCATCCCTACGAGACTTCATCAAGCACTTTGCCAACCAGCCACTGCTAGGCAGTGAAACAG GCACCCTCATCATGTTGAAATACCCATACCCTTGCAAAGTGGAGGAGCCCTCTATATACGAGTCAGTCCGCGTGCACACGGCCATGCAGACGGGACGCACAGAAGATGACCTGGTGCCCAACGCCCCCTCG CTAGGCACGAAGGAGGGGTATCTGGTGAAGCAGGGAGCAATAATCAAG agctggAAAACGAGGTGGTTCACGTTAAATAGGAACGAACTGAAATACTTCAAAGATAAAATG TTTGATGAGCCAATTCGAACCCTGGACCTAACGGCATGTTCTGCAGTCCAGTTTGACTACTCTCAAGAGAGGGTGAACTGCTTCTG TTTGGTGTTTCCTGAGAGGACCTTCTACCTGTGTGCTAAGACCGGAGTCGAGGCAGATGAGTGGATCAAGATTCTACGATGGAAACTG TCACAGATACGAAAAGGTCGATGA
- the lamtor3 gene encoding ragulator complex protein LAMTOR3 → MADDLKRYLYKQLPSVEGLHAIVVTDRDGVPVIKVANDNAPEYALRPGFLSTFALATDQGSKLGLSKNKSIICYYNTYQIVQFNRLPLVISFIASSSANTGLIISLEKELVPLIEELRQVVEVS, encoded by the exons ATGGCAGAT GACCTGAAGAGGTATCTCTATAAACAGTTACCAAG CGTTGAAGGCCTCCATGCAATTGttgtgacagacagagatggagttCCTGTAATTAAAG TTGCCAATGACAACGCACCAGAATACGCTCTGCGTCCTGGGTTCCTGTCCACCTTCGCTCTGGCGACAGACCAGGGCAGCAAGCTGGGTCTCTCCAAGAACAAGAGCATAATCTGCTACTACAATACATACCAG ATTGTGCAGTTCAACCGGTTGCCATTGGTGATCAGCTTTATCGCGAGCAGTAGTGCCAACACAG GTTTGATCATCAGTCTGGAGAAGGAGCTGGTTCCACTGATCGAGGAGCTGAGGCAAGTGGTGGAAGTGTCATAG